Below is a window of Paremcibacter congregatus DNA.
TGATTTCTAGGCGTTTTTGATAACAGCCCCCATAACAAAAGCCCCTCCATTCTTATGGAGGGGCTTTTTTCATTCAGTTATAATGATGACTTCTGTCGTCATCAGAAAGACAGGTTTTACGCGTTGCGTTTGCGGTCCATGCTCCAAAGGCGATCAAAGTTACCGCCAGACGCAAGATGCAGAACACTGGCGTCAACCCAGCCCTTGGTCATCCAGTCTTTCAGAACGTCAGCCTCTATAGCGTCAAATTTCTCACGCTCCAGGGCCTTAAACCCGTTCACATTGGCTTTAACTTCATCACCGGCATTGAAAGAAATCTCTTTTTCTTCCAGAAGGCCTGCTTCATCAATAGCTCTACAGTAATCGTTGCTGGCTTCCAGATGCTGCTGGAAAGTACGCGTGAACTCGACAATATTCTTGAGAGTATCTGTCGCTTCACCTTTGTCGAACAACGCCTGGTCACCTTTTTCTCCGAGGAAGTCAGATGTATCATCGAAACAAATCACAGGTTCAGCTTCTTCATTTTGCCGTGCAACGAAAAAAGGATACCGCCGGATGTACGCAGGAATATAGGTATCCGCTGCCCAGCTTCCTTTGTCATCGACAAATAGATTCTGTTCTGACCGAATGCCCAGAACAGCCAACATAACGCCGGGCGTATCGGCAGGAAACACCACCGGGTAATGTTTAATGATCATCGGCAATTCCTGTATCACGATTGGAACTGCATTGACTTTCGCCGCAAAGCTAAAATTCTGTCCATTGATCATGTGCAGATCTTTGTGCACATCGGTCATCAACGGCACCAGATTATTGTACAGCGTTGGCATCACCGGTTTTGGTTGTTCAGTTTCAGTTTTCTTGTCTTTTGCCATTATGTTCTTTCTACTTTTAGTTTATCCCAGTGCTAAATTTTTTAGGCTCGAGAATTTTCAGGTTGTTTTCGGGTGATTACATATAAGCCCTGGGTCGCCAGAAGATTGACCAGAAAAAGACTTATGAAGGGCATCCGAGACCCTTTAGCATTAATCGCCATGGACTGTTCCACATCAATATCCAGCTGTCCACATAAATTGACGAAATCGCGGATTGTGCAGAAATGAATATTCGGCGTCGCATACCAGGGATAATCCAGCGTCTTGTTCACCGGCATGGTGCCCAGCAAGCCCAGATTGGCGCGCACCTTCCAGTGCCCGAAGTTGGGGAAGGACACCACGGCCTTTTTCCCCACCCGCAACAACTGTTCCAGCATACGGTCCGGACGCTGCATGGCCTGCAGGGTCTGGCTCAGGATCACATAATCAAAACAGTCATCCGGATAATAGGCGATATCTTCTTCCGCATTGCCCTGAATCACCGACAGCCCCTTGGCGACCGAGCGGTTGACCCCTTCGGCGCTGAGTTCAATACCTCGGCCATCGACATTTTTTTCCTGTATCAGATAATCCAGCAGACTGCCATCGCCGCAACCCACATCAAGTACAGTTGAACCCGCCGGAATCATCCGGGCAATTTCCAGCAGATCGACGCGAATGTCTGACGCTCTTGTTTTTGTCGGTGTCATCAGCTGTTCACCCCTATGGACCGGGCTTCCGACTGCAGAAAGCCTGCGACCATATCATTCATCTCCGGACAGTCGAGGAGGAAGCTGTCATGACCCTTGTCCATATCAATATTGGCAAAACTCACCCGTGCGCCCACCGCATTCAACGAGCGGACGATATGACGACTTTCCTCCGTCGTATAAAGCCAGTCAGAAGTAAAAGAGATCACGCAGAAGCGGGTTTTCGTCTCCCGGAAGGCTTCCGCCAAAACCCCGTCATAAGGCGCGCTCAGATCATAATAATCCATCGCCCGGGTGATATAGAGATAACTGTTGGCGTCGAAACGATCGACAAAAGAAATGCCCTGATGACGCAGATAGCTCTCGATCTGGAAATCTGCATCAAAGCCAAAGGCCACCTTGTCCCGGTCCTGCAAGTTGCGGCCAAAACGGCTGGTCAGACCCGATTCCGACATATAGGTGATATGGGCCGCCATGCGCGCCACCGCCAGACCCGCATGGGGCGGTTCCGCCCGGGGATCGTCCATATAACGACCATGGGCCCAGTTGACGTCGGCCATAATCGCCTGACGTCCCACTTCATGAAAGGCAATATTCTGCGCTG
It encodes the following:
- a CDS encoding SapC family protein, with the translated sequence MAKDKKTETEQPKPVMPTLYNNLVPLMTDVHKDLHMINGQNFSFAAKVNAVPIVIQELPMIIKHYPVVFPADTPGVMLAVLGIRSEQNLFVDDKGSWAADTYIPAYIRRYPFFVARQNEEAEPVICFDDTSDFLGEKGDQALFDKGEATDTLKNIVEFTRTFQQHLEASNDYCRAIDEAGLLEEKEISFNAGDEVKANVNGFKALEREKFDAIEADVLKDWMTKGWVDASVLHLASGGNFDRLWSMDRKRNA
- the metW gene encoding methionine biosynthesis protein MetW; the protein is MTPTKTRASDIRVDLLEIARMIPAGSTVLDVGCGDGSLLDYLIQEKNVDGRGIELSAEGVNRSVAKGLSVIQGNAEEDIAYYPDDCFDYVILSQTLQAMQRPDRMLEQLLRVGKKAVVSFPNFGHWKVRANLGLLGTMPVNKTLDYPWYATPNIHFCTIRDFVNLCGQLDIDVEQSMAINAKGSRMPFISLFLVNLLATQGLYVITRKQPENSRA
- the metX gene encoding homoserine O-acetyltransferase MetX; translated protein: MTEQPVSSPSGETDVENFADVVTLGEGNPLVLDSGEMLGAIEVAYKTWGRLNADKSNAILICHALTGDHYVCGTNPITGKGGWWENMVGPGKPVDTDRYYIICSNVLGSCAGTTGPASLNPITGKAYGPDFPVITLGDMVRAQALLLDHLGIDTLFSVIGGSMGGMQTLQWAAAYPDRVKTVVAIATTWRHSAQNIAFHEVGRQAIMADVNWAHGRYMDDPRAEPPHAGLAVARMAAHITYMSESGLTSRFGRNLQDRDKVAFGFDADFQIESYLRHQGISFVDRFDANSYLYITRAMDYYDLSAPYDGVLAEAFRETKTRFCVISFTSDWLYTTEESRHIVRSLNAVGARVSFANIDMDKGHDSFLLDCPEMNDMVAGFLQSEARSIGVNS